The sequence GAGAGATAAGAGGAAAAGAAATCAGCATGGTTTTCCAAGACCCTATGACGAGCTTAGACCCCCTAAGAAAAATTGGCGATCAAATAGTGGAAGTTATGACGGAACATGGTATGGAAAAAGACGAAGCATATAATAGAGCCAAGGAACTGCTTAGGAAGGTAAACCTCCCAGAAGATAGAATGAGCTATTATCCTCACCAGCTCAGTGGTGGGCAAAGACAGAGGATTGCCATAGCCATTGCCATGGCATTTAATCCAAAGCTCCTTATAGCAGATGAACCCACAACTGCCCTAGATGTTATAGTGCAGGATGCAATTATGGATCTTATTGAGAGCCTCAAGAAAGAGGGAACAAGCATATTTTTTGTGACACATGATATATCCCTTGCGGCAGAGAGAAGTGATAAAATAGCTGTAATGTATGCAGGGAAACTAGTGGAGTTCGGGAAAGTAGAACAAATTCTTGAAAATCCCCTTCATCCCTATACCCAATCACTGCTTGCAAGTGTTCCTGATTTATGGAGTGAAAAAGAGATAAAAGCAATACCTGGCTATCCTCCCGATCTCAGAAATCCTCCAAGTGGATGTAGATTCCACCCAAGATGTCCCGTGTTTAACGAAAAAGCCAATTTAAAGGGAGTTTGTGATTCCATAGAGCCTGAAACTATTGAAATTGAAAAAGGTCACTTCGTAAGTTGCCACCTGTACAGGTGATAAAAATGGAAAGCATACTCAAAGTTGAAAACCTCAAGAAATATTTCCCAGTCAAGAGGACTATTCTGGAAACCCTCAGAAAAGAACCTCAAAAATACGTCAAAGCTGTGGATGGAATAAGTTTTGAGGTGAGAAAAGGTGAAACCCTCGCGTTAATTGGAGAAAGTGGGTGCGGGAAAACTACCACGGGCAGGGTTATTCTAAGACTTATTGAGCCCACCGATGGAAAGATAATCTTTGATGGGGTAGACATTACTCACCTCGACTACGAGGCGTTGAGACCCTACAGGAGAAGAATGCAAATGGTTTTCCAGGATCCGTATGCAAGTCTGAGTCCAAGAATGAAAATTGGAGATGCAATCGCTCATCCACTTTTGATTCACAACCTAGCGACAAAAGAAGAAGCAAGAGAAATGGCCCTAAAAATGCTTCGCAGAGTGGGCTTAACGCCAGAAGAGGAGTTTTACGAAAGATATCCCCACCATTTGAGTGGTGGGCAAAGACAGAGGGTTGTCATAGCTAGAGCCATGATACTGAAACCAGAGTTCGTAGTTGCGGATGAAGCAGTATCCATGATTGATGTTTCAATGAGAGCCTCCATCTTGGAACTTCTTGAGAGCTTTAAGAAGGAATACCACCTAAGCATGCTTTTCATAACACACGACATAGCCGTTGCAAAGCTCATAGCTGATAGAATAGCTGTTATGTACCTGGGAAAAATTGTGGAAGTAGGACCAACAGAGGAAGTTCTCAAAAATCCAGCCCATCCATACACAATGGCACTAATTCAAGCCGTTCCTTCAATCGTTAAAAGGGAAAAGAAAAAGAGGATAGAGATAACAGGTGAAGTTCCCAATGCGGTTAATCCTCCAAGTGGATGCAGATTCCACCCAAGATGCCCACTTATGACAGAAGAATGCAGAACAAAGGAACCAGAACTTGTAGAAATAAGCAAAGAACACTTTGTTGCCTGTTATCATCCTCTTGTCTAAGCTATTTATTTTCCTTCAGGTTTCTCAACTTTCTATCTATTTTTACCATCTCTTTCCACTGCCTTCCCGGCCAGTAGATTTGACCACACTGAGTGCAGATGTAAAATTCATCGTAATCTTCATAAACGCCTTCTGGCACTTTCCCCTTGATTTCTTCTTTTTTGACCCTTCTTATTAGCCCATTACACTTTGGGCATCGTGCATTTTCTGGAAATAACTCTTTAAACTCAAAGCCCAACTCCATAAGCTGCTTTACCTGCTCTTCAAACTTATTGGATTTTATAAGAATTGCATTCTCACACCTCTTTGCAAGGTCTTCGTCCCTCGTCAGAATTACTCTGCCTTCTTCTTTAGCAACCTTCAGAATTTCCTCGTCATTCTCTATCCCGTAGAGCGTGTCGTAACCGTATAACCTAAGCCATCTTGCCAGCCTTCCGAGCATCATGTCGGCAATAAACTTTGGGCTTTTTCTTCTCATCAACGCTACTTTGGAGTGAAACAATAAATTTCTTTTGGAAGAAACCTTATAACCTCTTCAGCACTTCTATCTCTGGTGGCTCAAATGATAGTGTATTTCATCGGCACTGGGGGCAGTGAAGGAATTCCAGCTCATCTTTGCACATGCCAAACATGTGAAGAAGCCC comes from Thermococcus litoralis DSM 5473 and encodes:
- a CDS encoding ABC transporter ATP-binding protein, with the protein product MLLEVKNLSIYYYTLAGTVRAVENVSFTIDKKEWVSFVGESGSGKSTVAYALLNLVPSPGKIVNGEIIFEGKNILGLTKDELREIRGKEISMVFQDPMTSLDPLRKIGDQIVEVMTEHGMEKDEAYNRAKELLRKVNLPEDRMSYYPHQLSGGQRQRIAIAIAMAFNPKLLIADEPTTALDVIVQDAIMDLIESLKKEGTSIFFVTHDISLAAERSDKIAVMYAGKLVEFGKVEQILENPLHPYTQSLLASVPDLWSEKEIKAIPGYPPDLRNPPSGCRFHPRCPVFNEKANLKGVCDSIEPETIEIEKGHFVSCHLYR
- a CDS encoding ABC transporter ATP-binding protein, producing MESILKVENLKKYFPVKRTILETLRKEPQKYVKAVDGISFEVRKGETLALIGESGCGKTTTGRVILRLIEPTDGKIIFDGVDITHLDYEALRPYRRRMQMVFQDPYASLSPRMKIGDAIAHPLLIHNLATKEEAREMALKMLRRVGLTPEEEFYERYPHHLSGGQRQRVVIARAMILKPEFVVADEAVSMIDVSMRASILELLESFKKEYHLSMLFITHDIAVAKLIADRIAVMYLGKIVEVGPTEEVLKNPAHPYTMALIQAVPSIVKREKKKRIEITGEVPNAVNPPSGCRFHPRCPLMTEECRTKEPELVEISKEHFVACYHPLV
- a CDS encoding DUF5615 family PIN-like protein, yielding MRRKSPKFIADMMLGRLARWLRLYGYDTLYGIENDEEILKVAKEEGRVILTRDEDLAKRCENAILIKSNKFEEQVKQLMELGFEFKELFPENARCPKCNGLIRRVKKEEIKGKVPEGVYEDYDEFYICTQCGQIYWPGRQWKEMVKIDRKLRNLKENK